The region GACTACTCGGTCTACTTCGACCCGGCCGTGTTCGACTCCCCGGAGTTCACCAAGCGCGTGGTCGGCCCCTACACCGTGATCGCGCGGCGCTGAGCCGCCCGGCGCGTCGCATCGCGCGCCGGCGCGGCTTCCCCGCCCGGCGCGCGATGCGGCGACAGGGCCGTTGCGACCGCGGTTCCGGATCGCATGCCGGGTACGCTCGGACCCTCACACGAATGTGAGGGTCCGAGTCTGGGTCGTGCGAGGTCGGTCACATGCGCATCGGGGAGCTGTCGGAACGCACCGGCACGTCGCGCAGGCTGCTGCGCTACTACGAGGAGCAGGGCCTGATCGTCGCCGCGCGTTCGCCGAACGGCTACCGCGACTACGACGAGTACAACGTGGACCGCGTCGCGCAGATCAGGGGGCTGCTCGACTCCGGCCTCCCGACCCGGATCATCAAGCAGATCCTCCCCTGCCTCGACAAGCCCCGCGTCATCCACTTCTCCGACGCGACACCGGAGATGCTCGCCACCCTCCAACGCGAGCTCGACCGCATGACCCGGCGCATCGACTGCATGACCCGCAACCGCGACGCCATCGCCGAATATCTCGACGCCGTGCGGGAAAAGCGCTCGGAAGCCGAGACCGCACCGACGTCCTGAGTGGACTCCGACCCCGCCGCGCCCAGCCTTCCTCCGCGACCTACTCCAGCCCGGCGGTCGCGGCCATGCCCGCGACGAGGTACTGCGCGCCGCGGTCGAAGTGGGCTTGCCAGTCGCCGCCGTCAGCCGGGAAGTTGCCGGCGAGAGCGGGGTAGTCGGCCTCGCGGGCGCGCAGGTGCTCGGCGAGGGCGGAGCGGGTGCCCGCCTCGTCCTGGTGGCGCCAGACCGACTCCGCCGACACCGAGCCGATGACGTAGTTGGAGACCGCCGCCCCGGCCGCCAGGACGTCGGCGCGGCCGAAGCCTGCCGCCGCCAGCGCGGCGTAGACGAACTCCGAGCGCGCCAGGGCGTTGGGGCCGGCCAGCGGGCGGGTGCTCGCCAGGGCCGCCGCCCACGGGTGGTCCAGCAGCACGCGCCGCAGTTCGGCCATGAAGGCGATGATGTCGTCGCGCCACGACGGGCCGGACTCCACGGGCAGCCGGACCTCCCCGAACACGGCGTCGAGGGCGAGGTCCAGGACGTCGTCCTTGGTCGACACGTGCCAGTACAGGCTCGTCGCGTGCGCCTGCAGCCGGTCGGCCAGCTTGCGCATGCTGAGCTGCCGCACGCCGTCGCGGTCGAGCAGCTCCACGGCCGCGGAGACGATCTTGTCCTGCGTCAGCAGCGGCTTCGTCCTCGACTGCTTCTCCGGGCGGAACCACACCGCACCGGGAGCACCCTCGGACGTCGAGGTCTTCGACTTCGCGGTCATGGCGGGAGCGTACCCGCGAGCGCACAGGCATCGATTTCTCATACAGTGTATGGTCACGATCGAACAGCGTTCGAGGACCGGGAGGCCGCGAGTGACCGGAAGGCAGCGAGAACGGGAACAGCGGCCTCAGCCGCAGACCGGCGACCAGGGGCACCCTCGGCGATGGCTGATCCTGGTGGCGCTGTGCGCGGCGCTGCTGGTGATCGTCATCGACAACACGGTCCTCAACGTGGCGATCCCGGAGATCGGGCGGACCTTCGACGCCTCGACGGGCGAGCTGCAGGCCGTGCTCGACTCCTACGTCGTGGTGTGCGGCGGCCTGCTGGTCGCCGCCGGCGCGCTCTCCGACCGGTGCGGACGGCGCCGCGTCATGGTGGCCGGGCTCGTCGTCTTCGGCCTGACCTCGGCGGGCGCCGCGCTGGCCCCGTCGGTCTGGTGGCTGATCGGCATGCGCGCGGCCATGGGAGTCGGTGCGGCGCTGGTGATGCCCGCGACGCTGGCGATCATGGTGCGCGTCTTCCCGCCGCACGAACGCCCGAAGGCCTTCGCCGCGTGGACGGCGGTCGGGTCGGTGGCCCTCGGGCTGGGGCCGCTGCTGGGCGGCGCGCTGGTGGACCTGTGGAGCTGGGCTGGGATCTTCCTGGTCAACCTGCCTTTCGTGGCGGTGGCGCTGGCAGGCGTCGTCCGGCTGGTGCCCGAGTCGCGTGATCCGGCCGCGGGCGCGCCCGACCTGCCGAGCACGGTGCTCGTCACCACCGGGATGGTGGCCCTGGTCTGGGCGGTGATCGCGGTGCCGGAGCGCGGCGCGCTCGCGACCCCGGTGCTCGCCGCCACGGCACTGGCTGTGGTGTCGCTGGCCTGGTTCGGCGTGCGCCAGCGACGCGCGAGCGCGCCGATGGTCGACTTCGGCCTGTACCGGGACCGCCGGTTCGCCGGGGCGAGCTCGGCCATCGCGCTGATCGCGGTGGCCACCGGCAGCACGCTGTTCGTCCTCAGCCAGTACCTGCAACTGGTGCGCGGCCACAGCGCGGTGGTGGCCGGGATGGCGGCCCTGCCGCTGGCCGCCGGGAGCGTGGTGGGCTCGGCGCTGGGAGCCCGGGCACCTGCCCGGATCGGCTACCGGGCATGCATCGTCACCGGGTTCGCCGTCACCGCCGCCGGGTTCGGCGTGCTGGCCGCGCTCGGGCCGGACAGCGGCCAGCCGCACATCGCGTTCGGGCTCCTGCTCTGCGGGTTCGGGACCGGCTTCGCCGGACCGGCGGCCACCAGCACCGCGCTGGGCGCCGTGCCCGCCGACCGCGCCGGGATGGGCTCGGCGCTCAACGACACCCACCAGCAGCTCGGGATCGCCTTCGGCGTGGCGGTGCTCGGCGGCCTGCTCTCGACCGCCTACCGCGCTTTCCTACCCACCGGCGTGCCGCACGACGCGAGCACGTCGCTCGCCGCGACCCTGTCGTTCGCCGACGAGCGCACCAGCGCCGCGCTGGCCGACGCCGCCCGGCTCGCCTTCACCCAGGCTCAGAGCGCGACGATGACGGCCGGACTCGCCTGCGCGCTGGCCGGCGCGGCGGTCGCCATGCTCAGCCTGCGCTCGGGACGGCGAGCGCCGTCGCGCTGACCGCGGTCAGCGCGACGGCTCGGCGGAACCTCAGAGCCGGAGGGACTTGAGAGCCCATCTTTGATTTCTGAAGCGGCGCAGCCGCTTGGCCCATCCCCGCAACCGGCACCGCCGCGGGTTCTCAGGCGCTCTCTGACGAGGACAGCCTTTTCGCCGCGTATGGGTGAAAAGGATCCCGGAGTCCGAGAGCGCCTGAGGTTCCGCCACCGCAACCGCCAAGCAAGGTGAGTCCAGAGACAGCCTCTGACTCAGGCGCCGGGGCGGACCGGCAGCTTCTCCAGGCCCCGCATCAGGACGCTGAACCGCCACCGCAGGTCGTCCGGCGACGCGGCCATCCGCAGGTCCGGGAAGCGCTCCAGGAGCCTGCCGACGGCGATCTGGGCCTCCAGCCGGGCCAGGGCGGCGCCCACGCAGAAGTGGATGCCGTGGCCGAAGGCGACGTGCCCGGTGGTCTCCCGGGTGATGTCGAAGCGGTCGGGGTCCTCGAAGCGCTCACCGTCCCGGTTCGCCGCCCCGAGCGCGACCCAGACGAGCTCTCCCTCGGGGATCACCACGTCGCCGAACCGGACCGCCTCGGCGGTGTGCCGGAACGTGCCGTTCGCCACCGGGCTCTCGTAGCGCAGGGTCTCCTCGATCGCGCCGGGCAGCAGCGACGGGTCGTTGCGCAGCGCGGCGAGCTGGTCGGGGTTGCCCAGCAGCGACAGCACGCAGTTGCCGATCAGGTTGACCGTCGTCTCGTGCCCGGCGACCAGCAGCAGGAACACCATGGCGATCAGCTCGCCCTCGCTGAGGCGGTCGCCGTCCTCGACCGCCTCCAGCAGCGCGGTCAGCAGGTCGTCACCGGGCTCGGTGCGCTTCTTGGCGATCAGCTCGGTCAGGTACTCGACCATCGCCACCGACGCCTGGGCCTGCGCCTCCGGCTGCGACCCGTCGACCAGGACGTTGGTCCACGACCGGAAGTCGTCGCGCCGCGAGTCCTCCACGCCCATCAGCTCCGAGATCACCGTGATGGGCAGCGGGAACGCGAACTCGTCGATCAGATCCACTTCGGACCGGCCCGCCAGGCGGTCGAGCAGGTCGTCGGTGATCTGCTCGATCCGCGGCCGCAGGCCCTCGACCCGCCGCGCGGTGAACGCCTTGACCACCAGCTTGCGCAACCGGGTGTGGTCCGGCGGGTCGGTGTTGAGCATGTGCGGGCCGAGGTCGGGCGAGAACCCCGGCCTGCGCTCGGCGTCGGCCAGCCTCTTCTCGATGATCTGCTGGGTGCGCCCGAAGTCCTTGGCGATCCTGGGGTCCAGCAGCGCCTGCTTGACGTCCTCGTAGCGGGTGATCAGCCACGCGTCGAGGCCGTTCACCGTGCGGATGCGCTGCACCGGCTCCTCGCGCATCCGCGCGTACCGGTTGTGCCGGTCCTGCGCGAAGGCGTCGTCGAAAGCCAGTAAGTCGGGCACTTCACCGGTGGTCATGGGCAAACCTTCCGAGCTCGGCGTTTTGGCGGCCGGTCTCCAGTTAACCCATATCACTGACGGTTGTCACGCGGTCGCTGAAAGCACTCTCAGCTTCCGCGGAGGCGAAGCGGACGCGGGGCGCGAAGCGGACTCGCGGCCCCGCGCCGGCTCACAGCACCGTCTCGAAGCACCCCGCGCCGAGCAGCCCCTTCAGCTCGCCCTGCAGCCCGTTCTCGGTCGACACGAAGTAGTCGCTGGACAGCGCGAGGCGGGTGACCCCGCGCGGCCCCTGCAGCTTCACGTGCACCGGGACCGTGCCCGAGTGCGCCTGCAAGGTGCGCTTGAGCTCGGCGACCAGCGACCGGTCCACCCTGCTCGCCGGCACCTTGATCACGAACGCGGGGCTGGTTCCCGGGTCGGTCTCGGCCGCCGAGATGTCCACCGGCACCGCGTCGGAGGCGAAGATGCTGATGGTGCCCTCGCGCTCGTTGATGCGGCCCTTCACCGCGATCGCGGTGTCCTCGACCAGGCAGTCGGCGAACATCTCGTAGGACTTCGGGAAGAACAGCACCTCCACGCTGGCGTCGAGGTCCTCCAGGGTCACGATCGCCCACGGGTGGCCGTTCTTGTTGATGCGGCGCTGGATCCCCGAGATCATCCCGGCGATCTTGACCTGGTCCTTGCCCGCCTCGCGCTCGCCGCCGACGAGCTCGGCGATGCCGGTGTCCTGGTACGGCGCGAGCAGCCGCTCGGCCCCGTCCAGAGGGTGGGCCGAGACGTAGAGGCCCAGCATCTCCCGCTCGTAGGAGAGCATCTGCTTGCGCGGCCACTCGTCCGGCGTGAACTGCAGGTGCGCCAGCGGCGACGACGACTCCTCGCCGCCGGCGTCGTCCCCGCCGCCGAACAGGTCGAACTGGCCGAGCGCCTGCTGGCGCTTGAGCCCGATGACCGCGTCCACCGCCGCCTCGTGGTGCTGGGCCAGCGACATCCGGGTGTGGCCCAGGGAGTCGAAGGCACCCGCCTTGATCAGCGACTCGATCACCCGCTTGTTGCAGGCCACCGTCTCGGACTTGTCCAGGAAGTCGGTGAACGAGCTGTAGCGGCCCTTGTCCTCGCGCACCTTGGCGATCGAGGCCACCACGTTGGAGCCGACGTTGCGGACGGCGCTGAGCCCGAAGCGGATGTCGGAGCCGACGGCGGTGAAGTCGTTGAGCGAGTCGTTGACGTCCGGCGACAGCACCTTCACGCCCATCCGGCGGCACTCCGCCAGGTAGACGGCCATCTTGTCCTTGTTGTCGCCGTTGGAGGTCAGCAGTGCGGCCATGTACTCGGCCGGGTAGTTGGCCTTGAGGTAGGCCGTCCAGTACGCCACGAGGGCGTAACCGGCCGCGTGGGACTTGTTGAACGCGTACCCGGCGAACGGCAGGACCGTCGCCCACAGCTTGTCGATGGCCTCGTCGCGGAAGCCCTGCTCCCGCATGCCCGCCTGGAAGCCCTCGAACTCCTGGTCCAGGACCTCCTTCTTCTTCTTGCCCATCGCGCGGCGCAGGATGTCGGCTCGCCCGAGGCTGTAGCCGGCGACCTTCTGCGCGATGGCCATGATCTGCTCTTGGTAGACGATCAGACCGTAGGTCTCGGACAGGATGTCCTTGAGCGGCTCGTCCAGGTCGGGATGGATCGGCTCGACCGGCTTCTTGCCGTTCTTGCGGTCGGCGT is a window of Saccharopolyspora erythraea NRRL 2338 DNA encoding:
- a CDS encoding cytochrome P450 family protein → MTTGEVPDLLAFDDAFAQDRHNRYARMREEPVQRIRTVNGLDAWLITRYEDVKQALLDPRIAKDFGRTQQIIEKRLADAERRPGFSPDLGPHMLNTDPPDHTRLRKLVVKAFTARRVEGLRPRIEQITDDLLDRLAGRSEVDLIDEFAFPLPITVISELMGVEDSRRDDFRSWTNVLVDGSQPEAQAQASVAMVEYLTELIAKKRTEPGDDLLTALLEAVEDGDRLSEGELIAMVFLLLVAGHETTVNLIGNCVLSLLGNPDQLAALRNDPSLLPGAIEETLRYESPVANGTFRHTAEAVRFGDVVIPEGELVWVALGAANRDGERFEDPDRFDITRETTGHVAFGHGIHFCVGAALARLEAQIAVGRLLERFPDLRMAASPDDLRWRFSVLMRGLEKLPVRPGA
- a CDS encoding TetR/AcrR family transcriptional regulator, giving the protein MTAKSKTSTSEGAPGAVWFRPEKQSRTKPLLTQDKIVSAAVELLDRDGVRQLSMRKLADRLQAHATSLYWHVSTKDDVLDLALDAVFGEVRLPVESGPSWRDDIIAFMAELRRVLLDHPWAAALASTRPLAGPNALARSEFVYAALAAAGFGRADVLAAGAAVSNYVIGSVSAESVWRHQDEAGTRSALAEHLRAREADYPALAGNFPADGGDWQAHFDRGAQYLVAGMAATAGLE
- a CDS encoding MFS transporter — protein: MTGRQREREQRPQPQTGDQGHPRRWLILVALCAALLVIVIDNTVLNVAIPEIGRTFDASTGELQAVLDSYVVVCGGLLVAAGALSDRCGRRRVMVAGLVVFGLTSAGAALAPSVWWLIGMRAAMGVGAALVMPATLAIMVRVFPPHERPKAFAAWTAVGSVALGLGPLLGGALVDLWSWAGIFLVNLPFVAVALAGVVRLVPESRDPAAGAPDLPSTVLVTTGMVALVWAVIAVPERGALATPVLAATALAVVSLAWFGVRQRRASAPMVDFGLYRDRRFAGASSAIALIAVATGSTLFVLSQYLQLVRGHSAVVAGMAALPLAAGSVVGSALGARAPARIGYRACIVTGFAVTAAGFGVLAALGPDSGQPHIAFGLLLCGFGTGFAGPAATSTALGAVPADRAGMGSALNDTHQQLGIAFGVAVLGGLLSTAYRAFLPTGVPHDASTSLAATLSFADERTSAALADAARLAFTQAQSATMTAGLACALAGAAVAMLSLRSGRRAPSR
- a CDS encoding MerR family transcriptional regulator — encoded protein: MRIGELSERTGTSRRLLRYYEEQGLIVAARSPNGYRDYDEYNVDRVAQIRGLLDSGLPTRIIKQILPCLDKPRVIHFSDATPEMLATLQRELDRMTRRIDCMTRNRDAIAEYLDAVREKRSEAETAPTS